From a region of the Teredinibacter turnerae genome:
- a CDS encoding aspartate kinase — translation MSLIVQKFGGTSVGTTEKIKAVAEKVAGFRDQGHDMVVVVSAMSGETNRLISLASDVQEKPDPREMDVLVSTGEQVTIALLCMALKAKGYDARSYTGGQVKILTDSAHMKARIQNIDVDNMRADLDAGRVVVVAGFQGVDDAGNITTLGRGGSDTTGVALAAALKADECQIYTDVDGVYTTDPRVVDSARRLDKITFEEMLEMASQGSKVLQIRSVEFAGKYKVPLRVLSSFVDGPGTLITLDEENETMEQPVVSGIAFNRDEAKISILGVPDAPGVASKVLSPIGDANIEIDVIVQNVAADNTNAITFTVHKNDLEKAKSVLAGVAEDLGAREVVGDDKIAKISIVGVGMRSHAGVASTMFKTLANENINIQMITTSEIKITVIIEEKYLELAVRALHSAFELDK, via the coding sequence ATGAGCTTAATCGTACAAAAGTTCGGTGGTACGTCTGTTGGCACTACCGAAAAAATCAAAGCTGTGGCCGAAAAAGTCGCGGGTTTCCGCGATCAAGGTCACGACATGGTGGTGGTTGTGTCGGCCATGAGTGGCGAGACCAACCGTTTGATCAGCTTGGCGAGCGATGTCCAGGAAAAACCGGACCCGCGCGAAATGGACGTACTAGTTTCAACCGGCGAGCAGGTCACCATCGCTTTGCTGTGCATGGCGTTAAAAGCCAAGGGCTATGATGCACGTTCATATACCGGTGGGCAGGTTAAAATTCTTACCGACAGCGCCCATATGAAAGCGCGCATTCAAAACATCGATGTAGACAACATGCGCGCCGATCTGGATGCGGGTCGCGTGGTTGTGGTGGCCGGGTTCCAGGGCGTGGATGACGCAGGCAATATCACCACGCTTGGTCGCGGTGGTTCCGACACCACTGGCGTCGCGTTAGCGGCAGCGCTCAAAGCGGATGAATGCCAAATCTACACTGATGTCGATGGCGTCTATACAACCGATCCGCGTGTCGTGGATTCCGCCCGCCGACTGGACAAGATCACCTTTGAAGAAATGCTCGAAATGGCGAGCCAGGGGTCGAAAGTTTTGCAAATTCGTTCGGTCGAGTTTGCTGGTAAGTACAAAGTACCACTGCGTGTTCTGTCGTCGTTTGTCGACGGTCCAGGCACCTTAATAACACTTGATGAGGAAAACGAGACAATGGAACAACCCGTTGTATCTGGCATAGCTTTTAATCGGGACGAGGCAAAAATCTCCATTCTGGGTGTACCCGACGCGCCGGGTGTTGCTTCCAAGGTTCTATCACCCATTGGTGACGCGAATATCGAGATCGATGTGATTGTGCAAAATGTCGCCGCAGACAACACAAATGCGATTACTTTCACCGTTCACAAGAACGATCTTGAAAAAGCGAAGTCTGTATTAGCAGGCGTAGCTGAGGATTTAGGTGCTCGTGAGGTTGTTGGAGACGACAAAATCGCGAAAATCTCCATTGTTGGTGTTGGGATGCGCTCTCACGCCGGGGTTGCTTCGACAATGTTCAAAACCCTGGCTAACGAGAATATCAATATTCAGATGATCACAACTTCCGAGATAAAGATCACCGTAATTATTGAAGAGAAGTACCTTGAACTTGCTGTTAGGGCACTACACAGTGCATTCGAATTAGACAAGTAA